In the Streptomyces sp. f51 genome, one interval contains:
- a CDS encoding sugar phosphate isomerase/epimerase encodes MTSSQPQSSPQPSPGPSQKSSPRSSPPSSLSRIRIGSAPDSWGVWFPDDPRQVPWQRFLDEVSGSGYEWIELGPYGYLPTDPDVLREETARRGLKVSAGTVFTGLHRGPDVWESTWAHVSDIAELARATGAGHLVVIPAFWRDDKTGAVLEDSVLTPAQWRDLASQTERLAHEVRERYGLSVVVHPHADTHIDTEENVTRFLDATDSSLVSLCLDTGHYAYCGGDSVKLIETYGERIGYLHLKQVDPAVLAGVRAEDLPFGPAVARGVMCEPPSGVPALEPVLAAAQDLGVELFAIVEQDMYPCPPDRPLPIARRTRAFLRSCGA; translated from the coding sequence ATGACGTCGTCGCAGCCGCAGTCATCGCCGCAGCCGTCCCCCGGACCCTCGCAGAAGTCGTCACCGCGGTCGTCACCTCCGTCCTCACTGTCGCGCATCCGGATCGGTTCGGCTCCCGATTCCTGGGGCGTCTGGTTCCCCGACGATCCCCGGCAGGTTCCCTGGCAGCGCTTCCTCGACGAGGTCTCCGGATCGGGCTACGAGTGGATCGAGCTCGGCCCGTACGGCTACCTGCCCACCGATCCCGACGTCCTGCGGGAGGAGACCGCCCGGCGCGGGCTCAAGGTCTCGGCGGGCACGGTCTTCACCGGACTGCACCGGGGCCCCGACGTCTGGGAGTCCACCTGGGCGCACGTCTCGGACATCGCGGAGCTGGCCCGGGCGACGGGCGCCGGGCATCTCGTGGTCATCCCGGCCTTCTGGCGGGACGACAAGACCGGCGCGGTGCTGGAGGACAGCGTGCTGACGCCGGCCCAGTGGCGCGATCTGGCCTCCCAGACCGAGCGGCTCGCCCATGAGGTGCGCGAGCGCTACGGGCTGAGTGTCGTCGTCCATCCGCACGCCGACACCCACATCGACACCGAGGAGAACGTCACCCGTTTCCTCGACGCGACCGACTCCTCGCTGGTGTCGCTGTGCCTGGACACGGGCCACTACGCCTACTGCGGCGGCGACAGCGTCAAGCTCATCGAGACGTACGGCGAACGCATCGGCTACCTCCACCTCAAGCAGGTGGACCCCGCGGTGCTGGCCGGGGTACGCGCCGAGGACCTGCCGTTCGGGCCCGCCGTCGCCCGCGGCGTGATGTGCGAACCGCCGTCCGGCGTACCGGCGCTCGAACCCGTCCTCGCCGCCGCGCAGGACCTGGGCGTCGAGCTGTTCGCGATCGTCGAGCAGGACATGTACCCGTGCCCCCCGGACCGGCCGCTGCCGATCGCCCGGCGCACCCGGGCGTTCCTGAGGTCCTGCGGGGCATGA
- a CDS encoding heavy metal translocating P-type ATPase — MTTAAPETPIGTASEIELSIGGMTCASCAARVEKKLNRMDGVTATVNFATEKAKVSYPEGVRVADLIATVVKTGYTAEEPPPPEPPAEETPPAADDPETAALRQRLTVSAVLALPVVLMSMIPALQFDNWQWLSLTLAAPVVVWGALPFHRAAVTNARHGAATMDTLVSVGTLAAFGWSLWALFFGDAGMPGMRHGFEFTVSRTDGSSALYLEVAAGVVAFILLGRFLEARSKRRAGAALRALLELGAKDVAVLRDGREVRLPVARLAVGDRFVVRPGEKIATDGTVVEGASAVDASMLTGESVPVDVGVGDAVTGATVNAGGRLVVEATRIGADTQLARMARLVEDAQNGKAEVQRLADRISGVFVPVVLLIALGTFGVWIAVTGDTVAAFTAAVAVLIIACPCALGLATPTALMVGTGRGAQLGILIKGPEVLESTRRVDTVLLDKTGTVTTGRMSLHEVHVAGGRAEEDVLRLAGALEHASEHPVARAIAAGAQERVGGLPAPEHFENVPGRGVRGRVDGREVTVGRFPGTLTGTLADAKNAAEAAGRTAVVVTLDGAAAGVLAVADTVKESSAEAVRDLRALGLTPMLLTGDNRAVAEAVAREVGIRPDDVIAEVLPEDKVAVVRRLQGEGRTVAMVGDGVNDAAALATADLGLAMGTGTDAAIEASDLTLVRGDLRVAADAIRLSRRTLSTIKGNLVWAFGYNVAALPLAAAGLLNPMIAGAAMAFSSVFVVTNSLRLRAFA; from the coding sequence ATGACCACCGCAGCACCCGAGACACCGATAGGCACGGCCTCGGAGATCGAACTCTCCATCGGCGGGATGACCTGCGCCTCCTGCGCGGCCCGCGTCGAGAAGAAGCTCAACCGGATGGACGGCGTCACCGCCACCGTCAACTTCGCGACGGAGAAGGCCAAGGTCTCCTACCCCGAGGGGGTACGGGTCGCCGATCTGATCGCCACCGTGGTGAAGACGGGCTACACCGCCGAGGAGCCCCCGCCGCCCGAGCCGCCCGCGGAGGAGACTCCCCCGGCCGCCGACGATCCCGAGACCGCCGCCCTTCGCCAACGGCTGACCGTCTCCGCGGTGCTCGCGCTGCCCGTGGTCCTCATGTCGATGATCCCGGCGCTCCAGTTCGACAACTGGCAGTGGCTCTCGCTGACGCTCGCCGCGCCCGTCGTGGTCTGGGGTGCGCTGCCCTTCCACCGGGCCGCCGTGACGAACGCGCGGCACGGCGCGGCCACCATGGACACCCTGGTCTCGGTCGGCACCCTCGCCGCGTTCGGCTGGTCCCTGTGGGCGCTGTTCTTCGGCGACGCGGGGATGCCGGGCATGCGGCACGGCTTCGAGTTCACGGTCTCCCGTACGGACGGGTCCTCCGCCCTCTACCTGGAGGTCGCCGCCGGGGTCGTCGCGTTCATCCTGCTCGGCCGCTTCCTGGAGGCCCGCTCCAAGCGGCGCGCGGGCGCGGCGCTGCGGGCACTGCTCGAACTCGGCGCCAAGGACGTCGCCGTCCTGCGGGACGGCCGTGAGGTCCGCCTGCCGGTGGCGCGACTGGCCGTCGGGGACCGCTTCGTCGTGCGGCCCGGCGAGAAGATCGCCACCGACGGGACCGTCGTCGAGGGCGCCTCGGCCGTGGACGCGTCCATGCTGACGGGCGAATCGGTGCCCGTGGACGTGGGCGTCGGGGACGCCGTCACGGGTGCGACCGTGAACGCCGGGGGCCGGCTCGTCGTCGAGGCCACCCGGATCGGCGCCGACACCCAGCTCGCGCGGATGGCCCGGCTGGTCGAGGACGCGCAGAACGGCAAGGCCGAGGTGCAGCGTCTGGCCGACCGGATCTCCGGGGTCTTCGTGCCCGTCGTCCTGCTCATCGCGCTCGGCACGTTCGGGGTCTGGATCGCGGTCACCGGGGACACGGTCGCGGCCTTCACCGCCGCCGTCGCGGTGCTGATCATCGCCTGCCCGTGCGCGCTCGGCCTGGCCACCCCGACCGCCCTGATGGTCGGCACCGGCCGCGGCGCCCAGCTCGGCATCCTGATCAAGGGACCGGAGGTCCTGGAGTCCACGCGCCGGGTCGACACCGTCCTCCTGGACAAGACCGGCACGGTGACGACGGGCCGGATGAGTCTGCACGAGGTCCACGTCGCCGGGGGACGGGCCGAGGAAGACGTCCTGCGGCTCGCGGGAGCCCTGGAACACGCCTCCGAGCATCCGGTTGCCCGAGCGATCGCGGCGGGCGCTCAGGAGCGCGTCGGCGGCCTTCCCGCGCCGGAGCACTTCGAGAACGTGCCGGGGCGGGGCGTGCGCGGGCGGGTGGACGGCCGCGAGGTGACCGTCGGCCGGTTCCCCGGCACGCTCACGGGAACGCTTGCGGACGCGAAGAACGCGGCCGAGGCGGCGGGCCGTACGGCGGTCGTGGTCACCCTGGACGGTGCGGCGGCGGGCGTCCTGGCCGTGGCCGACACGGTCAAGGAGAGCAGCGCCGAGGCCGTACGCGACCTGCGGGCCCTGGGACTGACCCCGATGCTGCTGACCGGTGACAACCGCGCGGTCGCGGAGGCCGTGGCGCGGGAGGTCGGCATCCGCCCGGACGACGTGATCGCCGAGGTGCTGCCCGAGGACAAGGTCGCCGTGGTCCGGCGGCTCCAGGGTGAGGGCCGGACCGTCGCGATGGTCGGGGACGGGGTGAACGACGCCGCGGCCCTCGCCACCGCCGACCTCGGCCTCGCGATGGGCACCGGGACGGACGCGGCGATCGAGGCGAGCGATCTGACGCTCGTGCGCGGGGATCTGCGGGTGGCCGCGGACGCGATCCGGCTGTCCCGCCGCACCCTGTCGACGATCAAGGGAAACCTGGTCTGGGCCTTCGGCTACAACGTGGCGGCGCTTCCGCTGGCCGCCGCCGGACTGCTCAATCCCATGATCGCGGGAGCGGCGATGGCCTTCTCGTCCGTTTTCGTGGTCACGAACAGCCTTCGACTGAGAGCATTCGCGTGA
- the iolC gene encoding 5-dehydro-2-deoxygluconokinase, with translation MAYELITMGRIGVDLYPLQTGVPLSRVTSFGKFLGGSATNVAVAAARLGRRTAVVTRTGADPFGTYLHEALRAFGVDDRWVTEVPGLPTPVTFCEIFPPDDFPLYFYRQPKAPDLEIDAAELDLDALRDAGVFWMTGTGLSAEPSRTATLTALAHRARSGTTVFDLDWRPMFWRDPASAHPFYAEALRHATVAVGNIDEVEIATGEREPHTAAAALLEAGPELAVVKQGPKGVLAVHRDGTTAEVPPLPVDVLNGLGAGDAFGGSLCHGLLAGWDLEKTMRHANAAGAIVASRLECSSAMPTPHEIERALAAGAVR, from the coding sequence ATGGCGTACGAGCTGATCACCATGGGGCGGATCGGCGTGGACCTCTACCCGTTGCAGACGGGGGTCCCGCTGTCCCGGGTGACCTCCTTCGGCAAGTTCCTCGGCGGCTCGGCCACGAACGTCGCGGTGGCGGCCGCGCGGCTCGGACGGCGTACGGCGGTCGTCACCCGAACGGGCGCCGATCCCTTCGGAACCTATCTGCACGAGGCGCTGCGCGCGTTCGGCGTCGACGACCGCTGGGTCACCGAGGTCCCGGGACTGCCGACGCCGGTCACCTTCTGCGAGATCTTCCCGCCGGACGACTTCCCGCTCTACTTCTACCGGCAGCCCAAGGCCCCCGACCTGGAGATCGACGCCGCCGAACTCGACCTCGACGCCCTGCGCGATGCCGGCGTCTTCTGGATGACCGGCACGGGACTCAGCGCGGAACCCAGCCGGACGGCCACCCTGACCGCGCTGGCTCACCGCGCCCGCTCAGGCACGACGGTCTTCGACCTCGACTGGCGCCCCATGTTCTGGCGGGACCCGGCCTCCGCGCACCCCTTCTACGCCGAGGCCCTGCGCCACGCCACCGTCGCCGTCGGCAACATCGACGAGGTCGAGATCGCCACCGGGGAACGCGAGCCGCACACCGCCGCCGCGGCCCTCCTCGAAGCCGGCCCCGAGCTCGCCGTGGTGAAACAGGGCCCCAAGGGCGTCCTCGCCGTCCACCGCGACGGCACGACCGCCGAGGTCCCGCCCCTCCCGGTCGACGTCCTCAACGGCCTGGGCGCGGGCGACGCGTTCGGCGGCTCCCTGTGCCACGGACTGCTCGCCGGCTGGGACCTGGAGAAGACCATGCGGCACGCGAACGCGGCCGGCGCCATCGTCGCCTCCCGGCTGGAGTGCTCCTCCGCGATGCCCACCCCGCACGAGATCGAACGGGCCCTCGCCGCCGGAGCGGTGCGATGA
- a CDS encoding MerR family transcriptional regulator, producing the protein MTDRRLWSYKEIAAHIKVQPDTVRSYRKHGLLPPPDHVEAGKPYWYADTVRAWVASRPGNRGRKDG; encoded by the coding sequence ATGACCGACCGCCGACTCTGGTCGTACAAGGAGATCGCCGCGCACATCAAGGTGCAGCCGGACACCGTCCGCTCCTACCGCAAGCACGGGCTGCTGCCGCCGCCCGACCACGTCGAGGCCGGAAAGCCCTACTGGTACGCCGACACCGTCCGCGCCTGGGTCGCCTCCCGGCCGGGGAACAGGGGCCGAAAGGACGGGTGA
- a CDS encoding PrsW family glutamic-type intramembrane protease: MAVTQNQPPGAPRARIPGPQQPPPSHPRIPAGLWKRCLGGGLALWTLTAVVTYSAYDATPLPTLILLGGFLAPVVFVLWAYERHGRDLGANLLLGCFLTGGTLGVLGASVTEYELTRPSLWLYLGTGLAEEAVKLGALAYLLRRNPRIRGPRAGLVLGAALGFGFAALEGAGHAFDAAVSLRGADLRTLLETEILRGVLTPFGQGLWTAVAGAALLARRRPDGRFRLTARVAGVWLGVSLLHALWDSTRGIALWLVARLGRAGLDGALLVPGRTPHPAGGRDHLFTLFSVGGLLLVTLAGAAWARSLAHRDPAWRNTP, encoded by the coding sequence ATGGCCGTGACCCAGAATCAGCCGCCGGGCGCGCCCCGGGCCCGCATTCCCGGACCGCAGCAGCCCCCGCCGTCGCACCCCCGGATCCCCGCCGGTCTCTGGAAGCGCTGCCTGGGCGGCGGCCTCGCCCTCTGGACGCTGACCGCGGTCGTCACGTACTCCGCGTACGACGCCACACCGCTGCCGACCCTGATCCTGCTCGGCGGCTTCCTCGCACCCGTCGTCTTCGTGCTCTGGGCGTACGAGCGGCACGGCCGGGACCTGGGCGCGAACCTGCTGCTCGGCTGCTTCCTGACCGGCGGCACGCTGGGCGTGCTCGGCGCGTCGGTGACGGAGTACGAGCTGACGCGCCCCTCGCTGTGGCTGTACCTGGGAACCGGACTGGCCGAGGAGGCCGTGAAGCTCGGCGCGCTGGCGTACCTGCTGCGCCGGAACCCCAGGATCCGCGGACCGCGGGCCGGACTGGTGCTCGGCGCGGCGCTCGGGTTCGGCTTCGCCGCCCTGGAGGGCGCCGGACACGCCTTCGACGCCGCCGTGTCGCTGCGGGGCGCGGACCTGCGCACCCTGCTGGAGACCGAGATCCTGCGCGGGGTGCTCACCCCGTTCGGGCAGGGCCTGTGGACCGCGGTCGCGGGCGCGGCCCTGCTGGCGCGGCGGCGCCCGGACGGGCGGTTCCGTCTCACCGCCCGGGTGGCCGGCGTCTGGCTCGGCGTCTCCCTGCTGCACGCCCTGTGGGACTCCACGCGCGGGATCGCGCTGTGGCTGGTGGCCCGGCTCGGCCGGGCCGGGCTCGACGGGGCGCTGCTCGTACCGGGCCGGACACCGCATCCGGCCGGCGGACGGGACCACCTTTTCACCCTGTTCTCGGTGGGCGGACTGCTCCTCGTCACGCTCGCGGGGGCGGCCTGGGCGCGCTCTCTGGCGCACCGCGATCCCGCTTGGAGAAATACCCCCTAG
- a CDS encoding zinc-dependent alcohol dehydrogenase family protein produces MRAVVFERYGEPAGVREVADPVPAEHGVVVRVEATGLCRSDWHGWMGHDPDITLPHVPGHELAGVIEAVGAGVTGHRPGDRVTVPFVCACGSCPACAAGDQQVCERQTQPGFTHWGSFAQYVALDHADVNLIPLPPELSFATAASLGCRFATAFRAVVAQGRAAPGEWVAVHGCGGVGLSAVMIAAASGARVVAVDVSPAALDLARRFGAAECVDASAVADPAEAVRELTGGGAHVSLDALGSPGTCAASVDGLRRRGRHVQVGLLPSPTGATPVPMARVIALELELLGSHGMAAHAYPPLLELVRSGVLRPDLLVTSAITLDAAPAALAAMGSAPGSGVTVIEPWA; encoded by the coding sequence ATGCGGGCGGTGGTGTTCGAGCGGTACGGGGAGCCGGCCGGGGTGCGGGAGGTGGCGGACCCGGTGCCTGCGGAGCACGGGGTGGTGGTGCGGGTCGAGGCCACGGGGCTGTGCCGGAGCGACTGGCACGGCTGGATGGGCCACGACCCCGACATCACGCTGCCGCACGTGCCCGGCCATGAACTTGCCGGGGTGATCGAGGCGGTGGGCGCCGGGGTGACCGGCCATCGCCCCGGCGACCGGGTGACCGTGCCGTTCGTGTGCGCCTGCGGAAGCTGTCCCGCCTGCGCGGCCGGCGACCAGCAGGTGTGCGAGCGGCAGACCCAGCCGGGCTTCACGCACTGGGGCTCCTTCGCCCAGTACGTGGCGCTCGACCACGCCGACGTGAACCTGATCCCGCTTCCGCCGGAGCTGTCCTTCGCGACGGCGGCCTCGCTGGGCTGCCGGTTCGCCACGGCGTTCCGGGCGGTCGTCGCGCAGGGGAGAGCGGCCCCGGGGGAGTGGGTGGCGGTGCACGGCTGCGGTGGCGTCGGCCTCTCGGCGGTGATGATCGCGGCGGCTTCGGGGGCGCGGGTCGTGGCCGTGGACGTGTCCCCGGCGGCGCTCGATCTGGCCCGGAGGTTCGGGGCGGCGGAGTGCGTGGACGCCTCCGCCGTGGCCGACCCCGCCGAGGCGGTCCGTGAACTGACCGGCGGCGGCGCGCACGTGTCGCTGGACGCCCTCGGATCGCCCGGCACCTGCGCGGCCTCGGTCGACGGGCTGCGCCGTCGCGGCCGGCACGTCCAGGTCGGCCTGCTGCCCTCGCCGACCGGCGCCACCCCGGTCCCGATGGCCCGGGTGATCGCCCTCGAACTCGAACTGCTGGGCAGCCACGGAATGGCGGCCCACGCCTACCCGCCTCTGCTGGAACTGGTCCGCTCCGGAGTGCTGCGCCCCGATCTCCTCGTGACCTCCGCCATCACCCTGGACGCCGCTCCGGCCGCCCTCGCCGCGATGGGATCGGCTCCGGGGTCGGGGGTGACGGTCATCGAGCCGTGGGCGTGA
- a CDS encoding heavy-metal-associated domain-containing protein has protein sequence MTAQTGTPGSVTTVYQVSGMSCGHCEGSVSGEISAIPGVSSVKAVASTGEVTVVSAAALDESAVRAAVDEAGFELVERA, from the coding sequence ATGACCGCGCAGACCGGCACCCCGGGTTCCGTCACCACCGTCTACCAGGTGAGCGGTATGAGCTGCGGACACTGTGAAGGCTCCGTCAGCGGCGAGATCTCCGCGATCCCGGGCGTGAGCTCGGTGAAGGCCGTCGCCTCGACCGGCGAGGTCACCGTCGTCTCGGCCGCCGCGCTCGACGAGAGCGCCGTGCGCGCCGCGGTCGACGAGGCGGGCTTCGAACTCGTCGAGCGGGCCTGA
- a CDS encoding TetR/AcrR family transcriptional regulator: MPEKQQTEEPSELEQQTEEKPRRRQARGERRVAQLLEAAASVFCRTGYTAASTNAIAREAGVSPGTLYQFFPNKEAIAVGLSDQLLDDWARSHGQALAQENAGLPLDRMLDAVLDPLIEFNVEHPAFAVLMHGADTPGVIVEEIGTLHGTLLARVEEMIGARLPQMPADERARTANMAVHLFKAGLTLVMSHEGAERDGYIAELKTVMHRYLEPLLDTPSPAAR; this comes from the coding sequence GTGCCCGAGAAGCAGCAGACCGAGGAGCCGTCGGAGCTCGAGCAGCAGACGGAGGAGAAACCGCGCCGCCGCCAGGCCCGCGGCGAGCGCCGCGTCGCCCAGCTCCTGGAGGCGGCGGCCTCGGTGTTCTGCCGGACCGGCTACACCGCGGCGAGCACCAACGCCATCGCCCGCGAGGCCGGCGTCTCCCCCGGCACGCTCTACCAGTTCTTCCCGAACAAGGAGGCCATCGCGGTCGGCCTCAGCGACCAGCTCCTCGACGACTGGGCCCGCTCGCACGGACAGGCACTCGCCCAGGAGAACGCCGGCCTCCCGCTGGACCGGATGCTCGACGCGGTCCTCGACCCGCTGATCGAGTTCAACGTCGAACACCCGGCCTTCGCCGTCCTGATGCACGGCGCCGACACCCCGGGAGTCATCGTCGAGGAGATCGGCACCCTGCACGGCACGCTCCTCGCCCGCGTCGAGGAGATGATCGGGGCCCGACTGCCGCAGATGCCGGCCGACGAGCGCGCCCGCACCGCGAACATGGCGGTCCATCTGTTCAAGGCGGGGCTCACCCTGGTCATGTCCCACGAGGGCGCCGAACGGGACGGCTACATCGCGGAGCTGAAGACGGTCATGCACCGCTATCTGGAGCCACTGCTCGACACGCCGTCACCCGCCGCCCGCTGA
- a CDS encoding MMPL family transporter, giving the protein MSEVDGADAGPGARPGGGRSEGGDARTGSGSGGDVDGGARLGGWTRFVTARPRLSLLVALLLTALAVVAGSGVADRLGSGGWEDPTAQSTYATKALEREFPASQPNLLLLLDAGRSSVDDPAVAAEASRIAARLAAEHGVTGVGSYWRTGSPALRASDGHEAVIAARITGDETAAARTLDRIAPSYRGKSGPVEVEIGGPIAVRHEMQTTIKEDLTRAEMIALPVTLLLLVMVFGSAVAALLPLGVGIIAILGTNAVLRGLTEVTDVSVFAMNLTTALGLGLAIDYALFIVRRFREELATGAPPRSAIGVTLRTAGRTVLFSSLTVAVSLAAMLVFPQYFLRSFAYAGIAVVLLAAAAALILLPAALMLLGDRVNSLDLRRLFRRGRPGPAAAGALWGRTASLVMRRAPLFAVATTAGLIVLGLPFLGVKFGTADDRQLPSGAGSHVVQQHIRDGFPGSPGGALDVLAEGFATEAEYARYKERIAALPEVLRVDGPLVKGDTAYFSVLPKGEAVDEGAQRLVGELRAADAPFDTSVTGTAAVLVDSKHAIAERLPWAAAFIAIVTLFLVFLLTGSVLIPLQAVLLNALSLTAMFGAVVWVFQDGHLSGLLDFTSSGSIETTLPVLMFCVAFGLSMDYGVFLLSRIKEEYDHTGDHREAVRFGLQRTGGLITAAAVILAVVMVAIGTSRVANTKMLGLGVALAVLMDAMVVRSLLVPAVMRLTGAATWWAPGPLRRFHDRFGLSEGETPAPAPAAPPTPDEAPTAEPIPIPEPEPDRDKAEARG; this is encoded by the coding sequence ATGTCCGAAGTCGACGGCGCGGACGCCGGACCCGGGGCGAGGCCCGGCGGAGGCCGGAGCGAGGGCGGAGACGCTCGTACGGGCTCGGGCTCGGGCGGGGACGTGGACGGGGGTGCCCGTCTCGGCGGCTGGACCCGGTTCGTGACCGCGCGGCCACGGCTCTCCCTGCTCGTCGCCCTGCTGCTGACCGCGCTCGCCGTGGTCGCCGGCAGCGGGGTCGCGGACCGGCTGGGCAGCGGGGGCTGGGAGGACCCGACCGCGCAGTCCACGTACGCCACCAAGGCGCTGGAGCGGGAGTTCCCCGCCTCGCAGCCCAATCTGCTGCTGCTCCTCGACGCGGGACGGTCCTCGGTGGACGACCCCGCCGTGGCCGCCGAGGCCAGTCGGATCGCCGCGCGTCTGGCCGCCGAGCACGGCGTGACCGGCGTCGGTTCGTACTGGCGGACCGGATCACCCGCGCTGAGGGCGAGCGACGGCCACGAGGCGGTGATCGCGGCCCGGATCACCGGCGACGAGACGGCCGCGGCCCGCACCCTGGACCGCATCGCCCCTTCCTATCGGGGGAAGAGCGGGCCCGTCGAGGTCGAGATCGGCGGACCGATCGCCGTGCGGCACGAGATGCAGACGACCATCAAGGAGGACCTCACCCGGGCCGAGATGATCGCCCTTCCGGTGACCCTCCTGCTGCTGGTCATGGTCTTCGGGAGCGCCGTCGCGGCCCTGCTCCCGCTCGGGGTCGGGATCATCGCGATCCTCGGCACCAACGCCGTGCTGCGCGGACTCACCGAGGTCACCGACGTCTCGGTCTTCGCGATGAACCTGACGACGGCCCTCGGCCTCGGACTCGCCATCGACTACGCCCTGTTCATCGTCCGCAGGTTCCGCGAGGAGCTGGCCACCGGCGCCCCGCCGCGCTCCGCGATCGGGGTCACCCTGCGCACCGCGGGCCGGACCGTCCTCTTCTCCTCGCTCACGGTCGCCGTGTCGCTGGCCGCGATGCTGGTCTTCCCGCAGTACTTCCTGCGTTCCTTCGCCTACGCGGGCATCGCCGTCGTGCTGCTCGCCGCGGCCGCCGCCCTGATCCTGCTCCCCGCCGCGCTGATGCTCCTCGGTGACCGGGTGAACTCCCTCGATCTGCGGCGTCTGTTCCGGCGCGGTAGGCCGGGCCCGGCCGCCGCCGGAGCCCTCTGGGGCCGCACGGCCTCCCTCGTCATGCGCAGGGCACCGCTGTTCGCGGTGGCCACCACGGCCGGCCTCATCGTCCTCGGACTGCCGTTCCTGGGCGTGAAGTTCGGTACGGCCGACGACCGGCAGCTGCCCTCGGGGGCCGGGTCGCACGTCGTCCAGCAGCACATCCGCGACGGCTTCCCGGGCAGCCCCGGCGGCGCGCTGGACGTCCTGGCCGAGGGGTTCGCCACCGAGGCCGAGTACGCCCGGTACAAGGAGCGGATCGCCGCGCTGCCCGAAGTCCTGCGCGTGGACGGTCCCCTGGTGAAGGGCGACACCGCGTACTTCTCGGTGCTGCCCAAGGGCGAGGCCGTGGACGAGGGGGCCCAGCGGCTGGTCGGCGAACTCCGCGCCGCGGACGCCCCGTTCGACACCTCCGTGACCGGCACGGCGGCCGTCCTGGTCGACTCCAAGCACGCGATAGCCGAGCGGCTCCCGTGGGCGGCCGCCTTCATCGCGATCGTCACCCTGTTCCTGGTGTTCCTGCTGACGGGCAGTGTGCTGATCCCGCTCCAGGCGGTCCTGCTCAACGCGCTCAGCCTGACCGCGATGTTCGGCGCCGTGGTCTGGGTGTTCCAGGACGGCCATCTCTCCGGCCTCCTCGACTTCACCAGCTCCGGCTCGATCGAGACGACCCTCCCGGTCCTGATGTTCTGCGTCGCCTTCGGCCTCTCCATGGACTACGGAGTGTTCCTCCTCTCCCGCATCAAGGAGGAGTACGACCACACCGGCGACCACCGGGAGGCGGTCCGCTTCGGGCTCCAGCGCACCGGGGGCCTGATCACCGCGGCCGCCGTCATCCTCGCGGTGGTGATGGTCGCCATCGGCACCTCCCGGGTGGCCAACACGAAGATGCTCGGACTGGGCGTCGCGCTCGCCGTCCTGATGGACGCGATGGTCGTCCGCAGTCTGCTGGTCCCGGCGGTCATGCGGCTGACGGGCGCGGCCACCTGGTGGGCCCCCGGTCCCCTGCGGCGCTTCCACGACCGTTTCGGCCTGAGCGAGGGAGAGACACCGGCCCCGGCGCCCGCCGCGCCCCCGACCCCGGACGAGGCACCCACCGCCGAGCCGATACCGATACCGGAACCGGAGCCGGACCGGGACAAGGCCGAGGCACGCGGTTAG